Proteins found in one Amycolatopsis umgeniensis genomic segment:
- a CDS encoding DUF6932 family protein: protein MALPYWTPHNLLPPGRHPADLADVYERLVFDAPHQNDREILFSALNSYLGVARRIMPTGRAWIGGDLTARTPHAPLGLDVVLIPDEWGALKRLDGAGRSALYGLLTLRGVIVGQPAMYLDQVQPVGGMLDGFLCRPGDEEIWEEVWASGGRGIPEVIW, encoded by the coding sequence CCTGCTGCCTCCGGGCCGCCACCCCGCCGATCTGGCCGACGTCTACGAGCGGCTGGTGTTCGACGCACCGCACCAGAACGACCGTGAAATCCTGTTCAGCGCGTTGAACAGTTATCTGGGGGTCGCCCGGCGGATCATGCCGACCGGCCGCGCCTGGATCGGCGGCGATCTGACCGCCAGGACCCCGCACGCGCCGCTCGGGCTCGACGTGGTGCTGATCCCGGACGAATGGGGCGCGCTCAAACGGCTCGACGGCGCGGGCCGCTCCGCGCTCTACGGTCTGTTGACGCTGCGGGGGGTCATCGTCGGCCAGCCCGCCATGTATCTCGACCAGGTCCAGCCCGTCGGCGGCATGCTCGACGGCTTCCTCTGCCGCCCCGGCGACGAGGAGATCTGGGAAGAAGTGTGGGCATCGGGTGGCAGGGGAATTCCGGAAGTGATCTGGTGA
- a CDS encoding DUF4190 domain-containing protein, whose translation MPTDPPLPHPPATRYGPGFATHGTRHRKPKNGLVIAGFLIGLAALGVAFVPVAGLAAWPLAVVGMILSVIGLTKIKKGEADKKGMGVAGLALSVAGLLAASGLLVYTNFFATGESGLHIPAVSGDKHTVEFVVSASGGATVRFGALNDQRTETTPASTDEWRGTASFNSGDYLLTVTADTRNASVSNQIACTILVNGQKVAENKGQTIALCTASTG comes from the coding sequence ATGCCGACCGATCCACCACTCCCGCACCCGCCGGCCACCCGGTACGGCCCGGGGTTCGCCACGCACGGGACCAGGCACCGGAAGCCCAAGAACGGCCTGGTCATCGCCGGTTTCCTGATCGGACTGGCGGCACTCGGAGTCGCCTTCGTCCCGGTCGCGGGCCTGGCCGCTTGGCCGCTCGCCGTAGTCGGAATGATTCTTTCCGTGATTGGTTTGACCAAAATCAAGAAGGGCGAAGCGGACAAGAAGGGAATGGGCGTCGCGGGGCTCGCGCTTTCCGTCGCCGGTTTGCTGGCCGCGAGCGGGTTACTGGTCTACACCAACTTCTTTGCTACCGGCGAGTCGGGACTGCACATCCCGGCGGTCTCCGGGGACAAGCACACCGTCGAGTTCGTCGTCAGCGCCTCCGGCGGCGCGACCGTCCGGTTCGGCGCGCTCAACGACCAGCGGACCGAAACGACCCCGGCCAGCACCGACGAATGGCGCGGTACGGCGTCGTTCAACTCGGGCGACTACCTGCTCACCGTCACCGCGGACACCCGGAACGCGTCGGTCAGCAACCAGATCGCCTGCACGATCCTCGTCAACGGCCAGAAGGTCGCGGAAAACAAGGGCCAGACCATCGCCTTGTGCACCGCGAGCACCGGCTGA
- a CDS encoding AfsR/SARP family transcriptional regulator, producing MGESGSPARFQLLGPVRLLDGDRPVPVGGPGVRGLLALLALKVNKVVALDEIIDALWGHDPPATARTIVHGNVSHLRRVLRDIQGDHPRGAQILTAPPGYQLTVEPGRIDVHRARSLLERASTEDPDKASELLAEALALWQGPALAGVPGSVRAPELEDLRLAVHGARVDADLELGRHAELIVELSPLVRAKPLAERTAGQLMRALYHAGRRGDALELYRTVSRATLRTLGVEPGADLRWLHERVLNDDLPIKVVAEAKSEAQPVQQLPPAVPNLAGREADLAWLDELAERAEAGETAVGVVTGTAGIGKSSLVVWWAHRAARRFPDGILFASLRGFDPHHPPLEPADLLTQFLLGLGVPADGIPEQVHERIALYRSMIAGRRMLVILDNARTAEQVRPLLPPGSRSMALVTSRSRLDGLAVSNAAKLRVLGTLAPGDAVRLIEELAGPAGFDLNHALARLCGYLPLALRIAGARLAASAQWSAQDLVDELGNERTRLAALDVEGPDDGVRAAFDVSFRGLPADVANTFLRLGVVQCVSAGSHLTAAITGITVAEARRHLRVLAAHNLLAETGRDSFVPHDLVRLFLRELAENELDEEDREDVLTRSVRFYQAVADRARRKMLRIVDPLDFTEVLTDAQTPLIGSFTEAQDWFTAEWANLLEVLEAARAGGRHDDVWRLARVAHTYRAVYPLLDEWTRLVEIGLEAAERSGDVLGRCWMLISRCAIALTFELPQGCLADAERALELASAIGDNRLVVSANIHLGSALTLLGRHDEAIGTLRRAVEETDRTGDLELRGQALNNCAEAEKRAGRFIEAIGHQVASLEIDRTLGDESYVVVSLNNLAELSMRIGELAAAERYVWEAVDLTISRRFVLQEGVLRLTLGRVLRAGSDVDGAREQFALALKILSDANPKLAGLVRAELTDLGEGP from the coding sequence ATGGGCGAAAGCGGTTCCCCGGCCCGTTTCCAACTCCTCGGCCCCGTGCGCCTCCTCGACGGCGATCGGCCGGTTCCCGTCGGCGGTCCCGGCGTCCGCGGTCTGCTCGCGCTCCTGGCCTTGAAGGTCAACAAAGTCGTCGCGCTCGACGAGATCATCGACGCGCTCTGGGGGCACGATCCGCCTGCCACCGCCCGCACGATCGTCCACGGCAACGTCTCCCACCTGCGGCGCGTGCTCCGTGACATCCAGGGCGACCATCCGCGCGGCGCCCAGATCCTCACCGCGCCGCCCGGCTATCAGCTGACCGTCGAGCCCGGCCGGATCGACGTGCACCGTGCCCGTTCGCTGCTGGAGCGGGCGTCCACCGAAGATCCGGACAAGGCGTCCGAGTTGCTCGCCGAGGCCCTCGCGCTTTGGCAGGGGCCCGCGCTGGCCGGGGTGCCCGGGTCGGTCCGCGCTCCCGAACTCGAGGACCTGCGGCTCGCCGTCCACGGCGCCAGGGTCGACGCGGATCTCGAACTCGGCAGGCACGCGGAGCTGATCGTCGAGCTCAGCCCGCTGGTCCGGGCCAAACCGCTCGCCGAACGTACGGCCGGTCAGTTGATGCGCGCGCTCTATCACGCCGGGCGCCGCGGCGACGCGCTCGAGCTCTACCGCACGGTGTCCCGCGCGACCCTGCGAACCCTGGGCGTCGAGCCCGGCGCGGATCTGCGCTGGCTGCACGAGCGCGTCTTGAACGACGACCTGCCGATCAAGGTCGTCGCGGAAGCGAAATCCGAAGCGCAGCCCGTCCAGCAACTGCCGCCCGCCGTGCCGAACTTGGCCGGGCGCGAGGCCGATCTGGCCTGGCTCGACGAACTCGCCGAACGGGCCGAGGCGGGCGAGACCGCGGTCGGCGTGGTCACCGGGACCGCCGGAATCGGCAAGAGCAGCCTGGTGGTGTGGTGGGCGCATCGCGCCGCCCGCCGCTTCCCCGACGGCATCCTTTTCGCCTCGCTGCGGGGTTTCGACCCGCATCACCCGCCGCTGGAACCCGCCGATCTGCTCACCCAGTTCCTGCTCGGGCTCGGCGTCCCCGCCGACGGCATCCCCGAGCAGGTCCACGAACGCATCGCGCTCTACCGCTCGATGATCGCCGGGCGCCGGATGCTGGTGATCCTCGACAACGCCCGCACCGCCGAGCAGGTCCGCCCGCTGCTGCCGCCCGGTTCCCGGTCGATGGCGCTGGTGACCAGCCGCTCCCGCCTCGACGGGCTCGCCGTGTCCAACGCCGCCAAACTGCGCGTCCTCGGCACGCTCGCGCCTGGTGACGCCGTCCGGCTGATCGAAGAGCTCGCCGGGCCCGCCGGATTCGACCTCAACCACGCGCTCGCCCGGCTTTGCGGCTATCTCCCGCTCGCGCTGCGGATCGCGGGCGCCCGGCTCGCCGCCAGCGCGCAGTGGTCCGCGCAGGATCTCGTCGACGAACTCGGCAACGAACGGACCAGGCTGGCCGCACTCGACGTCGAGGGCCCGGACGACGGCGTCCGCGCGGCTTTCGACGTCTCGTTCCGCGGTCTGCCCGCCGACGTCGCGAACACGTTCCTGCGGCTCGGTGTGGTCCAGTGCGTTTCGGCCGGTTCGCATCTGACGGCGGCGATCACCGGGATCACCGTCGCCGAGGCGCGGCGGCATCTGCGGGTGCTCGCCGCGCACAATCTGCTCGCCGAAACCGGCCGTGACTCCTTCGTCCCGCACGACCTCGTCCGGCTGTTCCTCCGTGAGCTCGCGGAGAACGAACTCGACGAGGAAGACAGGGAAGACGTGCTGACGCGCTCGGTGCGGTTCTATCAGGCCGTCGCCGACCGGGCGCGGCGGAAGATGCTGCGGATCGTCGACCCGCTCGACTTCACCGAAGTGCTGACCGACGCGCAGACCCCGCTGATCGGCTCCTTCACCGAAGCGCAGGACTGGTTCACCGCGGAATGGGCGAACCTGCTCGAGGTCCTCGAAGCCGCCCGCGCCGGCGGGCGTCACGACGACGTCTGGCGGCTGGCCAGGGTCGCGCACACCTATCGCGCCGTGTACCCGTTGCTCGACGAGTGGACGCGGCTGGTCGAGATCGGACTGGAGGCCGCCGAGCGGTCCGGCGACGTCCTCGGACGGTGCTGGATGCTGATTTCGCGCTGCGCCATCGCGCTCACTTTCGAGCTGCCGCAGGGTTGTCTCGCCGACGCCGAACGCGCGCTCGAACTCGCGAGCGCGATCGGCGACAACCGGCTGGTGGTCTCGGCGAACATCCACCTCGGCAGCGCGCTGACCCTGCTCGGGCGGCACGACGAGGCCATCGGCACGCTGCGGCGGGCGGTCGAGGAGACCGACCGGACCGGCGATCTCGAATTGCGCGGGCAGGCGCTCAACAACTGCGCGGAGGCCGAAAAACGGGCGGGCCGATTCATCGAGGCGATCGGGCACCAGGTCGCCTCGCTGGAGATCGACCGGACCCTCGGCGACGAGAGCTACGTCGTCGTCTCACTGAACAACCTCGCCGAGCTGAGCATGCGGATCGGCGAACTCGCCGCCGCCGAGCGGTACGTCTGGGAGGCCGTCGACCTGACGATCAGCAGGCGGTTCGTTCTCCAGGAGGGCGTGCTGCGGTTGACGCTCGGCAGGGTCCTGCGCGCCGGGTCGGATGTGGACGGTGCCCGCGAGCAGTTCGCGCTCGCGCTGAAGATCCTTTCCGACGCCAATCCGAAGCTCGCCGGGCTGGTCCGTGCGGAACTCACCGACCTCGGCGAAGGTCCGTGA
- the thpD gene encoding ectoine hydroxylase: MTLTDTRVDDSYPTRIAGKPEHLPRTHPTVWGAEADGPIDAAALANHEARGYTVVDQLLSPGEIQTYWQELVRMSSGDHRDDERVITEAKTGEVRSIFDVHETSELIAELVRDPRVLDRARQILGSEVYIHQSRVNYMPGFKGTGFYWHSDFETWHAEDGMPAPRAVSCSIALTDNYPFNGGLMVMPGSQRTFVQCAGETPEDNYKSSLKEQRVGVPSEEDITKLAAEYGIDQFTGQAGSALWFDSNVMHGSSNNITPYPRSNIFVVFNSVENALREPFAAIEPRPTFIAGRDSTPLSR, translated from the coding sequence TTGACGCTGACCGACACCCGAGTCGACGACAGCTACCCGACGCGCATCGCGGGTAAGCCCGAACACCTCCCCAGGACACACCCCACCGTCTGGGGCGCCGAGGCCGACGGTCCCATCGACGCGGCCGCGCTCGCCAACCACGAAGCCCGTGGTTACACCGTCGTCGACCAGTTGTTGTCGCCTGGCGAGATCCAGACGTACTGGCAGGAACTCGTCCGGATGTCTTCGGGCGACCATCGCGACGACGAGCGCGTCATCACCGAAGCCAAGACCGGTGAGGTCCGCTCCATCTTCGACGTCCACGAGACCAGCGAGCTGATCGCGGAACTCGTCCGCGATCCCCGCGTGCTCGACCGGGCCCGGCAGATCCTCGGCTCCGAGGTCTACATCCACCAGAGCCGGGTGAACTACATGCCCGGTTTCAAGGGCACCGGGTTCTACTGGCACTCGGACTTCGAGACGTGGCACGCCGAGGACGGCATGCCCGCGCCGCGTGCGGTCAGCTGCTCCATCGCGCTCACCGACAACTACCCGTTCAACGGCGGGCTGATGGTGATGCCGGGTTCGCAGCGGACCTTCGTCCAATGCGCGGGGGAAACCCCCGAGGACAACTACAAGAGTTCACTGAAAGAGCAGCGGGTCGGTGTTCCCAGCGAGGAAGACATCACCAAACTCGCCGCCGAATACGGAATCGACCAATTCACCGGGCAGGCCGGTTCGGCGCTCTGGTTCGATTCGAATGTGATGCACGGTTCGTCGAACAACATCACGCCGTACCCGAGGTCGAACATCTTCGTCGTGTTCAACAGCGTCGAGAACGCGCTGCGGGAGCCGTTCGCCGCGATCGAACCGCGTCCGACGTTCATCGCCGGCCGCGACTCGACTCCCCTGTCGCGCTGA
- a CDS encoding ectoine synthase — MLVRTLDEVTDTDADIKTPNWRSKRIVLAKEGVGFSVHETTLYAGTVNDFWYANHIEAVFITSGEGELENTATGEVFQLKPGTLYLLNDHDKHQVRPKTEIKCVCVFNPPITGREVHDENGVYPLVTEP; from the coding sequence TTGCTTGTCAGAACACTCGACGAGGTCACCGACACCGACGCCGACATCAAGACCCCGAACTGGCGCAGCAAACGCATCGTGCTGGCCAAGGAGGGCGTCGGTTTCTCGGTGCACGAGACCACGCTTTACGCCGGGACGGTCAACGATTTCTGGTACGCGAACCACATCGAAGCGGTCTTCATCACCTCCGGTGAAGGCGAGCTCGAGAACACCGCGACCGGCGAGGTCTTCCAGCTGAAGCCGGGCACGTTGTACCTGTTGAACGACCACGACAAGCACCAGGTCCGGCCCAAGACCGAGATCAAGTGCGTCTGCGTGTTCAACCCGCCGATCACCGGACGAGAGGTCCACGACGAAAACGGCGTGTACCCGCTCGTAACCGAACCCTAA
- the ectB gene encoding diaminobutyrate--2-oxoglutarate transaminase yields the protein MSIFEELESEVRSYSRGWPVVFDRAQGSYLYDEDGKAYLDFFAGAGALNYGHNNPALKRALIDYIARDGVTHALDMFTVAKRDFLQTFKDKILAPRDLDYKVVFPGPGGANAVEAALKLARKVTGKEAVINFTNAFHGMTLGALSVTGNSMKRGGAGVPLVHATPMPYDNYFDGSIPDFLYFEKLLEDSGSGLNEPAAVIVEGVQGEGGINAARIEWLKALDDLCKKHGILLILDDVQMGCGRTGPFFSFEDAGIKPDIVCLSKSIGGYGIPMALTLIRPDLDVWEPGEHNGTFRGISPAFVTATEALRVYWSDDELEKSTKAKGERIAAAFEGIVEAYPDANLFAKGRGLARGIEFPNGDLAGKVCAAAFERGLLMETSGPDGEVMKLLPPLTLTDEELTKGLSIIDESIAAVLT from the coding sequence ATGAGCATTTTCGAGGAACTCGAATCCGAAGTACGCAGTTACAGCCGTGGCTGGCCCGTGGTGTTCGACAGGGCCCAGGGGAGCTACCTGTACGACGAGGACGGCAAGGCCTACCTCGACTTCTTCGCCGGTGCCGGCGCGCTGAACTACGGGCACAACAACCCGGCGCTCAAGCGGGCCCTGATCGACTACATCGCCCGTGACGGCGTCACGCACGCGCTGGACATGTTCACCGTGGCCAAGCGGGACTTCCTCCAGACGTTCAAGGACAAGATCCTCGCGCCGCGCGATCTCGACTACAAGGTCGTCTTCCCCGGCCCGGGTGGCGCGAACGCGGTCGAGGCCGCGCTGAAACTCGCGCGCAAGGTGACGGGCAAGGAAGCCGTCATCAACTTCACCAACGCCTTTCACGGGATGACGCTGGGCGCCCTCTCGGTGACCGGTAACTCGATGAAGCGCGGCGGCGCGGGTGTCCCGCTGGTGCACGCCACCCCGATGCCGTACGACAACTACTTCGACGGCTCGATCCCGGACTTCCTCTACTTCGAGAAACTTCTCGAAGACTCCGGAAGCGGCCTGAACGAGCCCGCCGCCGTTATCGTCGAAGGTGTGCAGGGCGAGGGCGGCATCAACGCCGCGCGCATCGAATGGCTCAAGGCGCTGGATGATCTGTGCAAGAAGCACGGCATCCTGCTGATCCTCGACGACGTCCAGATGGGCTGCGGCCGCACCGGCCCGTTCTTCAGCTTCGAGGACGCGGGCATCAAGCCCGACATCGTCTGCCTCTCGAAGTCCATCGGCGGCTACGGCATCCCGATGGCGCTGACGCTGATCCGCCCGGACCTCGACGTCTGGGAGCCCGGCGAGCACAACGGCACCTTCCGCGGCATCAGCCCGGCGTTCGTCACCGCGACCGAGGCGCTGCGCGTCTACTGGAGCGACGACGAGCTGGAGAAGTCGACCAAGGCCAAGGGCGAGCGCATCGCCGCCGCTTTCGAAGGCATCGTCGAGGCGTACCCGGACGCGAACCTGTTCGCGAAGGGCCGCGGCCTCGCCAGGGGCATCGAGTTCCCCAACGGCGACCTCGCGGGCAAGGTCTGCGCCGCCGCGTTCGAGCGCGGGCTGCTGATGGAGACCTCCGGCCCCGATGGCGAGGTCATGAAGCTGCTGCCGCCGCTGACGCTCACCGACGAGGAACTCACGAAGGGCCTGTCGATCATCGACGAGTCCATCGCCGCTGTCCTCACCTGA
- the ectA gene encoding diaminobutyrate acetyltransferase, with the protein MSGKHLIENPTKADGAALWRIARDSKKLDLNTPYAYLLWCHDFADTSVVAKVDGTPVGFVIGYRKQDTGFVWQVAVDASQRGKGLAGALLDELFSQLTAQGVRYLETTITPDNEASIRLFASFAKRWNTTLERRDLFTAKDFPAEDGTHEQEDLYRIGPLSSQ; encoded by the coding sequence ATGTCCGGAAAGCACTTGATCGAAAACCCGACCAAGGCAGACGGTGCCGCGCTCTGGAGAATCGCCCGCGATTCGAAGAAGCTCGATCTCAACACGCCTTACGCCTATTTGCTGTGGTGCCACGATTTCGCGGACACCTCGGTCGTCGCGAAAGTCGACGGCACCCCGGTCGGCTTCGTGATCGGGTATCGGAAGCAGGACACCGGCTTCGTCTGGCAGGTCGCGGTCGACGCGTCCCAGCGTGGAAAAGGCCTGGCCGGGGCACTGCTCGACGAGCTGTTCAGCCAGCTCACCGCCCAGGGTGTGCGATACCTCGAAACCACGATCACGCCGGACAACGAGGCTTCGATCCGGTTGTTCGCCTCGTTCGCCAAGCGGTGGAACACCACTTTGGAACGCCGGGATCTGTTCACCGCCAAGGATTTCCCGGCCGAGGACGGAACGCATGAGCAGGAGGACCTGTACCGAATCGGTCCGCTCAGCAGTCAATAG